The nucleotide window TTTAACAATTGGATTAGGCACTtccatataaacatttttaatctttccatgaaaaaaatccatatttgCATGCaatcaaatcctttttttttgctggtcaTAATAAACCAATTGTGCtactacactctaaaaaataaaactgtgctgtactcaatttttttggtaaaacatttttacacttaaaaatattgagtaaatataaaaaaatataaaaatcatgtaaaatatacttcatgaattgagtacaagtcagtaaaaaaattaagtagacctgaataactatatttagtacaatgatgtacaaaattgagtaaatgtaatgaaaattagaagttaatgaaaagtgaaaaatgagtaaaataattgagtagatataattgaaatggaaggtagaagatactgaaaattatactattatttaataaacaaatgtgctacatttactaaatattttaactgaatgaaagaaacaatacacacattttcattttaattaaacatttatttgccaaatttgacaagacatgaagtctaaactcaacctggtttactttgcaaatgacatgtaacaagatcataaacagagAGCTGGATTtatcttattagtaaacagtttcacaaacaatacttctgccacaagtattatacagttaacatgtggaaagtagacttttgtattagaatctaatgagtcacattttacatctgtaagattgcacaccttcacacttcagtttcctgcaaactgtgggatccatacaaatgtgtgtgcagaccttctcaggtcttaaaaaagcaatgacagtctaaatgaacacaggacactaaatatccatgaccaacagtaccatgcttcactcggtaatgatcgaaattccttttgatgatgcgacaaatgtgcagagcttacaccgccatcccataaactGGCACCTAAAAAAGAACAATAGTGTACAAGttagtacaagtgtgactgttaatataaagtctaccagactggtaaaatagtactttcgttcaaatacatactttttggactaatagtctatttctatctttgattcaatggttacacatttaatacttctgtaacatttaaaaaagttgacatttacctcctgttttatctccattcaacttctcttcattagtggtgttggtgctgtgaaagagatatagaaaatatataacatgtttcacacaaacacacaaaatcaatcagttttaggttattttacttacatatcagaacatacataatgtttcactttagtattttaatttcatattactatctcccaattctaattctgagagaaatgttgtattttcactaaatctttatatttcatagctttagttactagtacagtacttagcacatttattttataacttctgctgctgcttgctcagtgtttaatcatgttaaaaatactcatatacagtaacggataaaacagtaccagaacccggacactgcacctcatttctgctgtttaaaccggatttgttctgagtttcttTCTTAAAGTGTCGGAatgaccgagcagactcgcggttcagtgtgtgaggtggaccggtacacacacggtaattactgtatttgaacatgttagttttatatcctcactacagtggcggtaggctgcgcaaaatcaccgcatttggcgggagaaattcaaatatcgcggcacaaccgccgccgtttacaccgagaaacccggaaaaaaaccggacatgcacgcgctgctactcggtgttaaatctctcctttaataccagagtttaagtgtctgtattaaacgcgctttagctgagcagtttggtggttggaacaaacaagctaaatcacactgaaccccaggactggcctgttgctagctatcgttagctctggagctcggctgtgacaggattcagaacagtaactcacaccctataaagttgtgtgtgcaggcagacagagtcattattacagtaacttgtgttagctgtttactcaccaggatttataaggaatgttccagaatgttccaggtgcttcatgtccattctcacatcctcacagccttcttgtctctgatgttacaccagacttcccatgagcacttgcacagggcaatttactcaattatttaagtttttgttgttaaaaataaagaatattgagttggaataatttataattgtagttcttgaaactaatcagtacaattactccattaccagatattttgattgaaatgtatcaaaaaatattaagtgcatgttaaaaatataattcagttagtcaaatactgatttttactagtgaagtaaacttaaattatagtgtaaatttaagacaaaatgaataattgtttttttaggcatttattttgatttgtctaactcaaacaatcatgtgacttttagagattttattaaggtaacataacttttttataactgtgaaatttacaaggccacagaatcattttttagagtgtatattaAATCATGTTCACATAATATTCAATGAACGGGTCCTATTTGTAATAATCATAATTGTTAAATGACATCAACTGTGAGTTTGTCTAATACCTAgggtattttgttttatattgatGGCCTTGAAACATTCTCCATTTACCTTGTTGGAAATTGAAAGATGTCTCATCAGTCCAGTCAAGATCACATAAGATCTGCTGATATTTAGTTGAAAGTTTGTGTTCTAACAAGGCATTACATCATATCTTTCATGCTGTCACTTAAATTGAGGAGGCGTGATTAATTTCGAAAGGATAAAAGCACTAGAACTGCTTTTCTAATTTGGTAGacattaaagaaataaactcaTGAACCTGACAGATTTTAATCAGTCTGATTGTGAGCATTTTTCCTGTGCAGAGAGATCTGTATCTCCGgctgtttatatcttactgTACGTGTGTTCAGCTGCTGTGGTCCTGCTAACAGTGTGTGGAAATCTGCTCATTATTATCTCTATTCTTCACTTCAACCAGCTTCACACACCTACTAACATGCTCATGCTGTCTCTGGCTGTGTCAGATTTTCTTGTTGGCATTTTTCTAATGCCGGTAATGTTAATCTGGACTATTGAGTCATGCTGGATTTTTGGGAGATATTTCTGCAGCATCTACTGGCTGTTTAGTGGTCTTCTCATAATATCAATCTATACTATTGCTCAGATTGCTGTGGATCGGTATTTGGCACTCTCAAACCCCTTTCTTTACATGAACATTGTCTCTGTGAAAATCACTTGTGTTGTAATTGGTTTTAACTGGTGTTTAGTAATCACCTATACCACAGCAGGCCTGTATTTTAATGGAAACTTTAAAAGTTTTGTATTGTGCCCTGGAGAGTGTTTTCTTTCACTCTATGAGGTTTGGTCTGTAATTGATAATGTGTTatcctttatatttccactttctgTCATAATCATATTGTATAGTCTAGTTTTTGTGATTGCTAAGAAACATGTTACTGCTATCAGAGAGCTTAATAATCACGCTCGACCTAATGCACAGAaaataacctcatactccatgaaatctgagagaaaagcagctaaagtcctcggcattttagtgtctgtgtttcttatatgtttacttccatattttatttacagtttattagtCAATGTTATTGAATTACAGTTAGAAACATTTAGGAATGTTTTAATTatgctttattttaattccACTATTAATCCATTTATATATGCTCTGTTTTACCCATGGTTTAGGAGGTGCATTAAACTGATTATAACTCTGCAAATATTTCAAACAGACTCTGCATTGATCAATGTTCTTTAATTATGTAATAtaatcttcttcttttaatGATCTATCTAAATACTGgtgatgtttaattaattttaaatgttagagGTTCAAATTGCATTCATTTCTAAATATAATGTACACTATGTTCATTAGCAACATGCAATATGATACAATGGGGTAGAACTATTtacatagaaatatataaaaattagtgatgggtcattcatGAACAATCTATTCTTTTTGAACAAGTCATTAACATGACTCAGACGAACGAGTAGTATCAGAgtgtgatttgttcatttccCATTGTGCGTACATGCGCAAATCATTGAAAACCCCTGTAGGTTATgtataaaaaacagaaataagtaGTTACCTTCAAGTCTTCTGGTCCgatatatttattcttttgtcatgtggacgctatgcagtgcattacacaggaaacagatttAAGCAGAAAAATATGCagttatatttacatatataaaatatgcataaaacaatgcattacatcatttttttttatttaaatgaacgCCTTAGATAATGactgataagaaaaaaatgctcaattctgttttctgtataGTGCTCTGTAAACCTCTAACGAGTCtcgtgacaaaagaatgaacgacttgAAGATATGAAGTAAACTGcttcttattctgtttattataatataaactgcattgtaatattttcattactggaactagagacaaaatttgtgtatgatgTGTAAGGGGTCTGTTGTCTAAAAATGTAACTTACCATCCTGGCCATTAAGAACGCACGTTTAGAGAAAAAGGATCATGCgtcaagctgtgaaaatgcccttcattacctgtaggagGCAGTCGTGTTTtaatctgaagtattgtgtgtctattGAAGCCTAAAATGTGTTATCTcgcttaggcgcccattgacagcaagcgacagagctcataaacgtgtcgagctcaaactgtaaatactgatatattTTCTTTACTCCTTTAATGATgctacttctttgactgcgctttcttcattcagtattattattattaatattcttattattattattattatagtagtagtagtagtagtgctccgaatttattattattgttattatacttaatattattgtaacgcacccatgcgtgtgcaaaaagacaaagtacAGCAaggaatacaaaaatgtatgatatgttagcctaaaacattattgttttattgtgtttatgcgctttaaatatacactaaacaataaacactgcctttagcaaagtgaaagtgagttgcgcgtgcggctttttgattaaaaggctgataaacgcgtgcacagataagagcagatttatcgataaaaccaCCGACATGAAATGcaataaacagaaaaatatatgctactcgctgaatGCAACGAGTCAGCCCGCAGAAACACTGGACTTTGACTGCGCTTTTTCTATTCATTCTTAATAGTACAATAAAAAATGCTGGATttttgtaaacacatcgttgggttgttcaTGCTGGGCCAAAATTCtatgttatttcgggtactttaatcacactgtagtgttgcttttgctatgaatactaaaagtgctggatgattaaaaacaatgcaaaaaaatagaCCCTTTTTCCAGTGTTCATGCAGTAAACCCATTGGTAAACACtatgatttataaaaattattttaaacattaataaatgtataagtggcattttaatttaaattcaacattttaatggttagttaTTGGTGCATGAGAATCAACTCacacgttctgtaatattccattgtcattcatattgcCGTTGTTTTAGAGCCCTTTATGAAAGCATTCGCTGgttagtaagtaagcaaataaaagataaatgaataaatagctttaaatgcgTAGTAAAAGTTCCCAAGCCTGAgttatatatatgcatatattccATAATTAGAAGCTTGGATTATGAGTaatgtggtttgcgagtgttccgcaagacgagcaaagtgttttttaaaaaattgacttgaaaaacgagcattgtcttggtttacgagtacagattatcatgtatcacgctTGCGCTTTTTCTGTTGACAccaagcatcacgtgatcacaactgggccaatggtttttctctctcttgcactgcggaattgttggtaatcgtctcccctgatGGGACTTAGTGCGCGtatcttactggtataatcaacattcatgcacgtgtgtactgtttactataacactctAACCACGtaagtgtgtaaaacatattttattttgtgtttgtaagcatgtatgtacagcgtgtgtgtattgtttcttataacacatgtgagtgcgtgcgtataaagcaaaataaagtctcattagagggtagagatcatttttttctctctctctctgtatcagcctgtcgtgtgtgtgcacgcgtgtaatttgacaccgtgctccTTTACTCACACCAACACgcactctcgcctttacagcccctttcccaccccctcctcctctcgtctTCCCACACGCATTCAGATGCAAACTCTTTGCCTTACACAAAAACTGTAccctgtcacgattcttttcaagaGTAAAGTgcagggtcatttgtttgttagtttttactttacagcagtaattccgttagtatgcgctcagaCGAGTGTAATTAGAGATTTTTCttggtaaagtgcaggttactttgtgtgatttttactctatattttgtattaattatttttatgtatttatttttgggctgtagaacgaataatttgagtttccattatttcttatgggaaaattaaatttggtttacgagtgttccggatCAAATAATGCTCGccatccaaggttccactgtgtgtatgtgtaatatatatagaCACTACCGTCCAAAAGTTTAGGGTAacctgcaaatttctttgtttttgttaagtgatttattttctacattctacaacaatactggggatttcaaaattataaaataacacatatggaattaggtaattatgtaacaacaacaaaaacaacagttagttgttattttaagacacaaatgtcagcctttctgtagttgttcttgcaagaacagtattgtcaagtgcatttgcaaaatctgtcaagcaccataatgaaactggctctcatgaaggccatcccaggagggcgagaccgaaacctacctctgccacagacgagaagttcatttagatttatcagcctgaaaaattagTAATTAACAGCACTTCAGATTAGAGTCGTTATAAAGTCttcagagcataagtagcagacgcatctcaccattaactgttcaaaggagaataatgcatttttggacgccatCAGCATTCCTTTCcattgtagaaaaaaataaaaatcaggaacgatcatggagttagaaagtgaccccaaacttttgaactttactttatacacacacacacttggcacACTTGGGGATACTGAGCGATACCGGTGAATACGAAAGAACACGGGAAGTCAGACCATTGGCTGCAGCAATTAAAGCACGTTATGTTTCGGGTGCATCTAATTGTTTTATCAGGTAAATATGCTGTGTGCCTGTTGCATCAAAATCTTTTGTTAACAATGTTAAAGAGTGTGTTATACAGAAATACTGTTGGATGTTAGTGGCTAATATTGTTGTTTATGTTGGATGTCAACAGATACATCGAGAAATGTTTAAAGTATTACTCGTGAGTAGTCTGCCAACAGATAACCCGTGCTTAAGTGGATGCACTGAACAGTCAGTATTTTGGGAAGATTTATACATTCATtgatataaaatgcattttatacaaACACTGTGATATGTAAGATTGTTGACAGTGGAATGTGTCATTTCTGTTGTGTTATCAGGAAGAGCCACCAcagttatttttgtatgttttcaaTGAAcagaattttcttttcttttctttaaaaggtTGCTGTTTGGTACTAGCAATTTTGGTTAGTTTCCAATTTGGAATGTATTTGTACTAGGAGCTGAGCCTCAGTTGCTCAGCCTCTTGGGTTAAACTAAATGAAGAACACTGAACGTGTTTTGATTGTGCTCATAGGGGAGGATTCCCAGAgacaatcattttatttttatgaaaccccaatttttattttcagaataaaaaaaaaaaaaagacattactgTGTCATGTGCTGGTTCACTTTCGCCAGGCTAGgtacacttacctaaaggattattaggaacaccatactaatacggtgtttgaccccctttcgccttcagaactgccttaattctacgtggcattgattcaacaaggtgctgaaagcattcttcaGAAATGTGGGCCCATATTGAtgggatagcatcttgcagttgatggagatttatgggatgcacatccagggcacaaagctcctgttcaaccacatcccaaagatggtctattgggttgagatctggtgactgtgggggccattttagtacagtgaactcattgtcatattcaagaaaccaatttgaaatgattcaagctttgtgacatggtgcattatcctgctggaagtagccatcagaggatgggtacatggtggtcataaagggatggacatggtcagaaacaaagctcaggtagcccgtggcatttaaatgatgcccaattggcactaaggggcctaaagtgtgccaagaaaacatcccccacactatTACAGCatcaccaccagcctgcacagtagtaacaaggcatgatggatccatgtttgCGTTCTGTTCATgacaaattctgactctaccacttgaatgtctcaacagaaaccGAGACTCatcaatgtaattttatttgtatagcgcttttaacaattgtcattgtcgcaaagcagctttacacaatcaaaagaattatttgagtttgtatggaatttgaatgtgtataaatcaaaatggtcagatagtccctggtgagcaagccgaaggcgacagtggcaaggaaaaactccctgagatggtagtggaaagaaaccttgagaggaaccagacttaacagggaagctatcctcatttgggtgaaacagagagcaggaattaatctgcattcatactgtgtgtcacacagttgatgttaattgatgttaatatggagtccagttagttattgaaaactctggtagacttgtaagaagttccagtcctgaactatcgaacagtcaagtcctcagagaaacagctgccaacaccagtcgaggccagaaccgtcttctaggtagagagaactaTCCCCAGAC belongs to Clarias gariepinus isolate MV-2021 ecotype Netherlands chromosome 2, CGAR_prim_01v2, whole genome shotgun sequence and includes:
- the LOC128509158 gene encoding trace amine-associated receptor 13c-like, producing MNLTDFNQSDCEHFSCAERSVSPAVYILLYVCSAAVVLLTVCGNLLIIISILHFNQLHTPTNMLMLSLAVSDFLVGIFLMPVMLIWTIESCWIFGRYFCSIYWLFSGLLIISIYTIAQIAVDRYLALSNPFLYMNIVSVKITCVVIGFNWCLVITYTTAGLYFNGNFKSFVLCPGECFLSLYEVWSVIDNVLSFIFPLSVIIILYSLVFVIAKKHVTAIRELNNHARPNAQKITSYSMKSERKAAKVLGILVSVFLICLLPYFIYSLLVNVIELQLETFRNVLIMLYFNSTINPFIYALFYPWFRRCIKLIITLQIFQTDSALINVL